A section of the Paracoccaceae bacterium genome encodes:
- a CDS encoding mandelate racemase/muconate lactonizing enzyme family protein gives MINIARIQAWAFRCPTRKPVATSFGVMHDRPAVLVRLEDRDGAFGWGEIWANWPAAGAEHRVRLLEMDVAHLVLGTTFASPTEFFHRLDAQTRIRAVQCGEVGPFAQVIAGLDIALWDLVARRAGVPLRRLIRADAPGSVPAYASGIQISAADDLMPQARAAGHRRFKLKVGFDMDADIAAVLRLQSELTEDEVIACDANQAWTLDQAKSFLTGIAGAPLHWLEEPLPVFSDAADWRSLADHATIPLAGGENIIGQTDFADAIRAGVLSVIQPDVAKWGGVTGNLAVAQNALAGGRRYFPHFLGAGVGMAASAELLAGVGGDGLLEVDVNDNPLRSLFFDGAEPVSEGLWHCSDKPGLGIDALPDGLATFQTLQREMRAPAI, from the coding sequence ATGATCAACATTGCTCGTATTCAGGCCTGGGCCTTTCGCTGCCCCACCAGAAAACCCGTCGCCACGTCCTTTGGCGTCATGCACGATCGCCCGGCGGTATTGGTCCGCCTTGAAGATCGTGACGGCGCGTTCGGCTGGGGAGAGATCTGGGCAAACTGGCCCGCCGCCGGTGCAGAACACCGTGTCCGTTTGCTGGAAATGGATGTGGCGCATCTGGTGCTTGGGACGACTTTCGCCTCTCCGACAGAGTTCTTTCACCGGCTTGACGCCCAGACCCGGATCAGGGCCGTCCAATGTGGCGAGGTTGGGCCCTTCGCGCAGGTGATCGCCGGGTTGGATATCGCGCTTTGGGATCTGGTCGCGCGGCGCGCCGGTGTGCCGCTGCGCCGTCTGATTCGTGCGGACGCACCGGGGTCTGTGCCCGCTTATGCCAGCGGCATTCAGATATCGGCGGCGGATGACCTGATGCCGCAGGCGCGGGCAGCCGGACATAGGCGCTTCAAGTTGAAAGTGGGTTTCGACATGGACGCCGACATCGCCGCAGTGCTGCGACTACAATCGGAACTGACAGAGGATGAAGTGATCGCCTGCGACGCCAATCAGGCCTGGACGTTGGATCAGGCGAAGTCATTCCTGACCGGCATTGCTGGCGCGCCCCTACATTGGCTGGAAGAACCGCTTCCCGTGTTCAGCGATGCGGCTGATTGGCGGTCCCTAGCGGATCACGCGACAATCCCGCTGGCCGGGGGTGAGAATATCATCGGCCAGACCGACTTCGCCGATGCGATCAGGGCGGGCGTTTTGTCGGTGATCCAGCCGGATGTAGCGAAATGGGGCGGCGTGACCGGCAATCTGGCCGTTGCGCAAAACGCATTGGCCGGGGGCCGCCGATATTTCCCGCATTTTCTGGGGGCAGGGGTGGGCATGGCCGCCTCGGCAGAATTGCTGGCCGGTGTTGGCGGTGACGGGCTTCTGGAGGTGGACGTCAACGATAACCCGCTACGCTCCTTGTTCTTTGACGGGGCAGAGCCTGTGTCCGAAGGGTTGTGGCACTGTTCAGACAAGCCGGGGCTGGGCATCGACGCCCTGCCGGACGGTCTGGCCACGTTCCAGACACTTCAGAGAGAGATGCGCGCGCCCGCTATTTGA
- a CDS encoding FAD-binding protein, translating into MRGFDYIIIGSGTAGATLAARLTEDSAARVLVLEGGGADRGFWLIVLKNSEIRASRISCENL; encoded by the coding sequence GTGCGCGGCTTTGACTATATCATCATCGGATCGGGGACGGCGGGGGCAACATTGGCCGCGCGCCTGACCGAGGATAGCGCCGCGCGGGTTCTGGTTCTGGAAGGCGGCGGCGCGGATCGCGGGTTCTGGCTGATTGTGTTGAAAAACTCCGAAATCAGAGCGTCGCGGATTTCTTGCGAAAACCTATGA
- a CDS encoding GntR family transcriptional regulator, with protein MTPSMTNTLRQSRSPLYLQIAEILRQNLDRGVWKPGELLPTISELSKEYSVAKITVRQALKILEEEDLLESRRGRGTTVLPPPPVRDRLHLGTRLSTLADHYRGDELALDLLEDRDAEVPGKPLIGTLADSGYHLLRRTHTRDGETYCVISIYFEKTLFARHEAQLRTQLALPVLVDSDDIEVARARQSLTIGRCDYDTAGLLNLAVGDPVVEVRRVLCDGQDKVIYLADVTYRSDFVRLEMDLL; from the coding sequence ATGACACCTTCAATGACCAACACGCTGCGGCAAAGCCGATCCCCGCTGTATCTTCAGATTGCCGAGATTCTTCGCCAGAACCTGGATCGCGGCGTCTGGAAACCTGGCGAGCTTTTGCCAACAATTTCAGAGCTTTCGAAAGAATACTCGGTGGCGAAGATCACCGTGCGGCAGGCGCTGAAGATCCTCGAGGAAGAAGACCTGCTGGAATCGCGGCGCGGGCGCGGGACGACGGTTTTGCCGCCGCCTCCGGTACGCGACCGGCTGCATCTGGGTACCCGCCTGTCCACCTTGGCCGACCATTATCGTGGCGACGAACTGGCGCTTGATCTTCTGGAAGACCGTGACGCCGAAGTGCCGGGCAAGCCGCTGATCGGCACATTGGCGGACAGTGGTTATCACCTGCTGCGCCGCACCCACACCCGCGACGGAGAGACCTATTGTGTCATCTCGATCTATTTCGAAAAGACGCTTTTCGCCCGGCATGAGGCGCAGCTTCGAACACAGCTTGCCTTGCCGGTCCTGGTCGATTCCGACGATATCGAGGTTGCCCGCGCGCGCCAGTCACTGACGATTGGCAGATGCGACTATGACACCGCCGGGCTTTTGAACCTGGCAGTGGGCGATCCGGTGGTCGAGGTTCGGCGCGTACTCTGCGACGGTCAGGATAAGGTGATCTATCTGGCCGACGTGACTTATCGCAGCGACTTTGTTCGCCTGGAAATGGACCTTCTTTGA